In Myripristis murdjan chromosome 5, fMyrMur1.1, whole genome shotgun sequence, the genomic stretch GGGGTCAAACAACTACCTTTCTGCATGAAGCAAcattgatgtttgtttgtttgttgcataCCTTACCTTACTTTACTGCAGCAAAGCGTTTTTTATGCTAtacctaacctttctctaaccttaaccaagtagttttggtgacTAAAGGTAAtcaaactggctaaaatgccaTCCAACATGATATGTAAGGTGTGttgatttgaaatgtatttgtggTATGTTAGAAACAAATGTAGTTCAATCAAGagtgcagtttagttgtatgggaacatagtttttaggagacagggttggcTTACttcatataaaaaataaattggcGCTGTTTAACTGTATAAATGACCAGGGTTTGAACACTGCCATCCAGTATGGTTACTGTTCATGGAACCGAGGTCAAAACAGTCCCTTTATCAATGTGGCCATGCTGCTACCAACAAACTGGCCACAATTTCGCACATTGACTCCTACATAGTCCAGCCACATGCTCGGTTTTGACCTAGTCttgtttaacttttatttatcctGGGACATTTTGCTAAAGATACACATACTCTATTTCAGCTGCCctttacagtatttacagttGCATATTCATATTTGGTTGCTACCCATTACAGCCATGCTCTTCTATGGTTGACAACAGCGCAACAAGAGCAGTTTAGAGGTTCAGTACCATAACACTTTGACTGGATTTGCtagagtatttttttcccacccagATTTGATCAACTGGTTCGCCAACTTGAGCCAGCAGCCCAGCCTCTTTAGGTTCCTTTAGGTTCCGTGTCAGTTTTACCCGCTTCTAAAGGTATTGGGAGATATTGGAAAGGTATAAATTGTGGGATTCTCAGACTGGATTCtacaaatttaaattaattatttcttCAGTCAACTCGGTATGGTTAATAAAAAGCAAATTTTTGCGGTGTTTAGGTTAACATGTGGATAAACCAGTCTTTGGCCTTTATCAGAAACAATGTGATAATAAAAGGAAAGGGTGCACTCCAGTGCCACCTTTGAAACACCTCCAGCATCGGGATTGTGATCAACAAGACCAGAAGGGCGAGTTACCTATATCTAACATTCTGGTGTATTTATTATCATTGGCTTATCATATTTAGGGACATTGCCACATTGTGCACAACATGGATTCATGTTGTTCTGAAAGACGCGAgtaccaacaggccaaaaactGTCTTGCTTAAGCATACAGAGTTGTTGTCCTTTAACTCTAGCCCACCAGTCGTACCATTTGTcgtaaatatcaaagttttgCAGCTATGCAAAATCTGAAAACATAATTGACTAATAGTGTGTCTTACACTGACAGTGCCATCATCTTTAGCATTTCAGATTGTCCCATTGTAACTGATGGAGTGTATTTTATTATCAAACTGTCTCTGCTTTCAGTTCTACCAAGCCTACGATTCTTAGCTTTGAACCTGTGCATTTACTGTACTGGAGCAGTCGCATCAAAAATTTAATTGGTTAacatatgttttcattttgtatgcCACATGTTGATGCTGTCTCAACTATGAATGGAATAGCACAGATACCGCTGAGAATAATACTCCCCATACATCTATTTGCTTCATAATGGAGTGCTGACACCTGACTCATAGTCTGGATAGTAATcacattcagaggaaaaaaaaaatctcattcccACGGGTTGCTAGACCCAGTCTCCCCATCTGCCTGCTTCTACCTATTGCTGAATGGCCAGCTTAATATCGGCACTACAGGCAAGCTAGCAAATGCTCTAACCTTCGAGCAAGAGCCAATTCTGTTCTCAGGGTTCCACTAATGCATTTCATTAGAGCCGATGCTACCATTCACACATGGGCCTTTTCTGTAGGAACAGTGTGTTGAAAATAGACACAGATGGACTGTGAAGGGAGGTTGTGGAGGTAGTCTGTGCTTCTGGCTTGTCTGACAGACATTGTTGTCAGGTTTAGTGGTCCTCACACCACTCACTGTGGCAGCGAGCAGTTGAAACtaattatttgtgtgtttgactatgcaatgtgcatgtgcaaatttgtgtgtgtgtgtgtgtgtgtgtgtgtgtgtgtgtgtgtgtgtgtgtgtgtggctatgtattgtgtgtataaatgtacGACGGTGGCAATACATCAATGCTTTGAAGTAAATCCTCCATTAATCAGCAGTATCAGCACAGTATTGCATCAGTTCATTTCAGTAAACTTGGTTTAACCCACTAGGTAAAGTTCAGATATGAATAAAGtacatttgttacatttttttttacctttctgTGGTCCTGCAGCTCTTCGCCATCTTTGCATTTGCGACATGTGGCGGCTATACTGGGCAGCTGCGGGTTAGTGTGGACTGTATGGAGAAGGCCAGCAGCAATCTCAGCATCGGCATTGACTTCGCATATCCTTTCAGGTGAGAATCTCATCATCTGAGTGTGAAAGCATCAtctgctcctgtctgtctttgtgtccaATCTGACAATCTGTCTGTCCAGGACAGGCATGCTCAAAGTGTGGCCCATGGGCCAATGGTGGCCCTCATAAAAGTTTCTGGTGGCCCACAATGAGTTAGGTGACATGATGAAATGCATGCATTACAATTGGACAGGTTCCTATAAAGTTGTAAACAACCTAAATCATACAGTACTTTGCTATTAAGATGAGAGATGGAGAAGCCGGGGCCATCGCTCAAAAAACATTGTGTCAGTGGGGAGTAGAGGAAGTTGCAGGAGAAATGGAGCAAAGCTTACTTCGTTGTACCTCACGGATCGCATAAAGTCATGTGCCTTATCTGCAAGCAGGTGAATGCAATGTGCAAGGAGTTTAACATAAAATGCAATTATGATGACcaataataaaatgtacaagTTCACAGGTGAGGAGCACACAACTGAGCTTGAACAGTTTCAAAGAGTCAGTTTCAAATCAGTGTTAGCTTTAATAACTACAAATTGTGTTGATTTTATATTAGTGGCTGCAAACCATTTCCAAATCATAAATTGTAGGCATGCATGTTTGTCATTACCACATGACATGAATAGGCTGCTGGATTTGAACCTTGAACACCTGAACCCTCCCCCCTCTGTGTCCCAGGTTGCATCAGGTGTCCTTTGAGGCACCCCTGTGTGAGGGAATGAGGAGAGAGCGTGTTGCCCTCATTGGAGACTACTCATCTTCTGCAGAGTTCTTCGTCACCATTGCTGTCTTCGCCTTCCTCTACTCCCTAATGGCCACAATCGTCTACATCTTTTTTCAGAATAAGTACCGTGAAAACAACCGAGGACCACTCATTGTGAGTACATTGGAGTCAGACCTGTGACTTTTTGAGGAACCTTTAGGCAACTTAAGTGTGAAACAGGAGAAGCAATAACACAAGGCAAATATTACCCTGTAGTTTCGTAATTAACTCTgtttttctggacattttctaAAATAATCATGATCCAGATTATCATATACCAGTAGTGAAAAATACAAAGTAACATTCTCTCATTCTTTCATGTTTTGGTTGCCTTTCCTCTTCAGGACTTCATTGTCACAGTGGTGTTCTCGTTCATGTGGCTGGTTAGTTCCTCTGCTTGGGCCAAGGCTCTGTCTGATGTCAAGGTAGCCACTGATCCAGATGAGGTGCAGCTCCTCATCTCTGCCTGTAAAATCCAAACCAACAAGTGTGGCTCTGTGCATGGACCACGCTGGTCTGGACTCAACACCTCAGTGGTAAGTTGTACAGGCTGTGTTTTAGGGATACTCCTCTGAAAATAGGTACACAAGCTGCAGATTCCAGAAGTGctttccatattgtttttttttcccacaatacTATGTGGTTACGTTATGGACATCGGTTCggtattgttttaattttgtctctGTGAAATTTGTTGGTTTCTGCTGATTCACTATGTAAAATGACACCAAATACCGCAGTGCCCATGAGCCTCATCAGCTGTTTCTAGAGTGAAGACTCCAACAAAAGCTGTGAAATTGGCGAAATTGGCATCTTCTTTTGCtggtaggaaaaaaatattcagccCACTATATTCTGCTAACTATTGTTAGtctacaggaaaaaaatatgacaaaaagaaCCTGATTATATTAATCCACTGGAAGTAGGAAGGAAAGGGTAGAATACAGAATATCCATGTTTTCCAGATTGGTGGTTGGTGATCCATGCATCTAAGGTGACTCAGAGCCTCAAAGACCAACTTGACTAGTGTGGGCAACAGAATCTTAAGTTTAGCAATTGGATGTTTCTTGGTTTCTTATGGAAATGCTCTGCAGGGCTGTAGCTGACTTATCTCCTAAAGTTGTTATATGCACAGCCTTGTACCCTTGACCTTTATTCAATGAATCTGAACTGTTTCAACACCGCTACTATTCATTTGTACTGATGCTTCAAATAAGAAAGTGTCCATCAAGTGTTGGAAATGCTCAGACAGGCAGTCATGTAATATTGCATTTGGAGAAATGCAACCCTGGCTATCCAATATAACCGTGCCCACTTTGCAGCTCTATTTCTTTGTGGTGTCCTtgattttgtacatttgtgtgtccttgtctgactgtctgcctcGTTTgatctcctccttttcctccctcttctctctctccaggtctTTGGCTTCCTAAACTTTGTGCTTTGGGCTGGGAACATCTGGTTTGTCTTTAAGGAGACTGGTTGGCACAAGGGTGCTGCCAGGTACCCAGGCGGGGCACCTGAGAAACAGGCTGGCACCTTCAACCAGCAGCCCTACAACCAAGGTAGCTTTGACCAGTCAGGGGGCTACAGCGCCCAGGGAGACCTTGGCCAACCATCTGAATACAGCCAGGTGGGCGGGCCCACCTCCTACTCCAATCAAATGTAGCTGTGCCATCTCACTTTGGCACATCTGCATTGTAAACCAGGGCAATCAGAGggtgaaaggagagagggaatagAATTAATATAGTCCCTCTGCTCAGGTTGTCATCATTCtgtctgtgcaaaaaaaaaaaaaaaaagatggtttaTCTTGGTGACAAAGGAAGTCATTTGTCAGTTGATACAAAATGTTAATTGATAGGTACACCATTTGTATAGGTGCAGGTATTGCTGGGTATTGTACAAAATGATTAGACAGTCTTTTACTCCTATTTTTCAGAGATGTTGTTTTGCTGAATGTTGTATTTCTTGTAGTTTGAAATATTTTAGCgacagtttctctttttctgtgcttggtgcaTTGCCACCCACCTTTTTTGACTGGATGTCTTTTTCAAACTGGTTGGCACTATTTGTTGTGGAAGGAAAAAAGTGCTCTATGTGTGTATAATTCTTGAGGTTTCTAAAATGGTGTTGACTAAGTGCATGATGTTGTGTGCTACTATGCTTGCtgtgttactactactacttaaaaagaaaaaaaaaaactcaaaagaaCAGCAACAGTATTTTAACTCTGAAAGTTTACAGAATTCACTGTCCTGACtcgtgtgtttaaaaaaatgacttatttttttttattctatcaAGAGACCCATAATATATTTTgataacaaataatttaattcagATTATACAGATTCAGAATATTATTTAGTGTAATTTCTGTTATATTTGTTAATATTTACAAATTAACAAATACATCTTACTCTAGCTTTTGTCAGTTTAAATGCAAGTTTTCTGACATGcaaaaaaagtaggaaaaactTGAAGCAATAACTGCATACTAAACAATGCTAAAAATGCAGCGTGCAGTCATTGcagagtgtttttctgtttgtctgattttcatttttaagttaTATGCCACAGACACTATCATAGTACGAATTTCTTTGCAATAATGTAGAGAGGAAGATTGTTTCTCTCCAGGTTTACAAATGGCCACTCCTGTTTAAAATTATTGTGACTGTTTTCTATGCTGTGCTCAGACTACTGTGAAATAATACTCATAAATCATTAAGTCCCTAACGCATGCCCAGAGAATCCACTTGTAACATTAGAGCCTAGCAAAAAAGGGTGCAAATAGTGATAATGGAGGAATAGTAAATAACAGGCTTCTCCAATCATCTGTGTACATAACCATTTCTGAGCACCCATGATGTCTTTTGTTTACTTTAAAATGATGATTCAGGTTCCTACAACTTTTGAAAATCTGTGCAATTTATGAATAGTAATAATCAAATAATGGTTggttgctgtttgtttacattaatATGAAGTGTGCAACCCCGTTTCTTGACCTCCTAAGCATGTGGCTTGCATCAATGTAATAAAAAGGAGTGAACGTCCATGTATGTATAATATTCTACTGTCTGTGATAATGATACTGTGTACGAGTCCATATACTGGCACTTGTAATTAGTTCATGACTACTGAGTGTGGATGACATTTTACAGGCATTTTGATTCATGTTAATAAAGATAATGCATAAATCCATGCCCTAATGGAGTAATCTTGTGTATTTTCTTACTTTCACCTGGATGCTTCTCACCTCTAAATATTttgagggacaaaaaaaaaaaaatcaaaaactgaaaatctgaaTAATGAGACAGTCTGTGTGGGTTGCATCCTGTTGTATGCTTCATGGTTTGTCCACTCCTCACCCCACAATAAAAAGTAAGTGGATCACCCTTCACCTTTGACCTAATGCCttggttaccatagcaacatgGATGGTCTGTTTGCAATGCTCCATGGTCAGTGAGAGTCTGCCAGGTTGATTTAAAGCCCACAGCGACAGGTTAGATTACAGGTTGGATTATTTGCCCTTTCAGGAGCAGTTAAGTAAGgcccttatatatatatatatatatatatatatatatatatatatatataaaatgcaatGTTTAAATGATTTTACGCTGAGATCATCAGTAGTTGAAAGGCTTTGGTGTGGTGTGTCACTTCCCTGAAGGTATGGAATAAGAAGAATAGCttgtcttggttttattggGTTTAGTTGGCAGTTAAGGACGGGTCATATGTGCTGGTTGAAAATTCCTCCAGCATGTTGTCATGGGAAAACAAAATTGCTCCCTGGTGAATCATTGTTTGTGAGCAAGAACAACAGACAGACCTGATCTCCAAATCCCCTGCAGTGTATCAAATAATAATGTGGTTGGTATTTgctgattttatattttgataGGTCTAACTCTCATCTTTACAGCAGAAATAGGCAGTTGGagtaaaaaatctttttaattgCTGTCTCATGTTTTAGTAAAccctctttgtttgtttatgtttacataCAGCAGACATTTGGTATTCCGTTAACCTTTTACTGTACACAACTGAACTTGGGTAGTCTATGGGTTTAATTTCAGATTGAGTAAAAGTGTGGGAGTTTTGAACATTATATCCCGAAGGAACATTCCTTGTATTTCTGCCTTTGACAAACCCAGAGAGGATTATTTGGCTTGGACTCTAATTTTTGGCAGGCAGCTGTCAGACTACAGGCATTATACAGTTTAAGCTATTTTGCCAAGAACAAGTAGCTTGTGAAACTATTTTAGTAGCTTTTGTAtgtgttctggtgtgtgtggggggtgtgcATGGCCATGCCATGAATATCTGGATGTGTCCATAAAGAGGAGCTGTAGCTGATAAATGAGGTATTAAGGTATTAACTTCAATTATTTTATCAGCTTTATTTCTTGGACTTTATTCTAACTCTAATTTTAGTAATTTGTTCTATGCTCTTAGAACTAGGATCATGCAGCATCATGACtggaataaaatgtgtttgcatttccGCACTGTACTGCTTTGCTTCTTTGCTTATTGGATGAAGGTCTGATGTATCCAGACTAAGACTATGCTCACAAACAACAACGGTGCAATATTCAAATTTATGACAGCCACAGCAGTCAAAAAATCTATGCTTTAAGAAACCAAACAGTCGTTTTCCACACCCATTCCCTCCACCATCCATCTCCCTCTGTTACCCCTTCATCTTCTAATCTGAGCTGTCCAAAATCCTTCATCCTCTCAGAACCAGActgctgagtcagcagagcagagctgtgGTCAGGGTCATGCTACTCACACACTTCAAGGcatgggggaggaggggcttAATTCAAACCGACACTCCAGCACACCTGGGCAAATACAGGAATCGATTAGCAGAAGTAGTAATAAATGAGTGGGAGTAGATTTTAGTGGCAAGCTGTGTTCATCATAAAACTTGGAATTTAATTGAACTTTTGGGTATCACCTGACCTCGACTTGCTAAGGGTTTGGTTGTGGTTGGGAAGGATAACTAGATTTAAAAGAGGTCTGTATATTGTCtacaacctgtgtgtgtgggtgggtgggtgtttggGTTTGCCTGTCTACTGGTCAGCCTGTCTCTGCATATCCCTTTGCTCCAGTGGGCCACAGTCATTACAAGGAGCAGCGATGCGCATCAGCTGAGAGGGGCTTGGCTCTGGGGTCACTTCTGTCACACGAGAGGAGCCTCACTGTGTCTGTGTAGGCAATTAGCACTCCTCACTGCCACCCAGAAAAACAA encodes the following:
- the synpra gene encoding synaptoporin is translated as MDTADQLASVGTFQVLKLPLGFIRVLEWLFAIFAFATCGGYTGQLRVSVDCMEKASSNLSIGIDFAYPFRLHQVSFEAPLCEGMRRERVALIGDYSSSAEFFVTIAVFAFLYSLMATIVYIFFQNKYRENNRGPLIDFIVTVVFSFMWLVSSSAWAKALSDVKVATDPDEVQLLISACKIQTNKCGSVHGPRWSGLNTSVVFGFLNFVLWAGNIWFVFKETGWHKGAARYPGGAPEKQAGTFNQQPYNQGSFDQSGGYSAQGDLGQPSEYSQVGGPTSYSNQM